The window CAAAAATCCCCCAACCACACTCGGGGACgaggacaaaaccgtgagggactggctccccaaagcggacaaatcCCAAACGGTGTGAGGTGCTCATGtacccacatatatatataataataataataatttaaaatacaatTCCAAATacaattccatattatatatatatatacatataaaataatctaaaatagtattcaaaatacaattcaatattcaatatacaatacaactatattatacaatagttaaaaaaaattattaatagtttaaagacGGGTAAAACAACAACCGTTGAATGCATGAACAAATAGaattaaataactaatcatACATTTTTGTCAAACTAGGAGTAAACTTGAaactaagaaaagaaaagaaatactaaataatataagtttttactttttaaagtGTCTTTTTAACCATATATGTAGTTACTCTCTTGAAATTTGAACAAACAGTAAAAGATTTCTTGAACTTGGAAATTTTTCTAGCACTTATCAAACTACTtgattaggggaaaaaaaaaactaagaaaatatagaaaggagaaagagagataaagaaaacaagaaaataattacAGATATAGAAAAATATGTTAGTTGCATTGGTGGTGtaagagagagataaagagaatGAGGAAAGAATTACAGATATAAAAAGATATGTTGGTTGTACTGGTGGTGTAATTTTTTTgctgatgaagaagaaaagtgtagggaaaaacaactttattCTACTGTTAATGTGAAAACAAGCTAGTAAGCTAGAGTTCTCGAGagaaggttttttatttttttattttttttaatgcatgcagcaaaatttgaaacatttattttccatataaaataaaatattttaagagtttatttttttggtaaacatcAGATATTAAGAAAGTTAAAGAGCTAAAACCGGTTCAGGACAAAGCTTGATTAAATACAAACCATTAACATCAGAGTTTAGAATCTCTAGAATGTTCACAGGTGGActattaaagaaaatgaaatcattaACTCGATTTGTTCCCCGTCTTGCTAATGCATCACCTATTGGCTTCCTGAAAGCAATGCTTGATCCGGACTCGGGGATTTTGGGAAATTAAGTACCTGCAATCATCCACCAAAGGAGAGACAACATTGTTAGCATAGTTCGGATTGTCCAGCAGATCAACTATAGCTTTCAcatatatttctatttttgcaGCAGGTATATGGAAGTTATGTGTTATGACATTGAAAAAGTCTTTCTCTAAGGCTCTACAGCTCAGCTATAAAGCTGGTTGTAACTCATATTTTCTTGCATATCTGCTAATCCACTCGCCCGTTTCATTTCTAATGAGATCTCCACTGCTTGCAGGCCCAGGCCCATGGTTACCCAGAGAAGATCCATCTGAATTGAGTCTAACCCACCCATGGTTGGGTTTCTCCCATCTAAAACCCTTCTAGCCACCTTATTACAAACCATTCTAGGGGATTTTGCACAATGttcactttcacaacaaaatttagttGGTTAGTTATTAattgtaagtaaaaaagtgaagCCAGTTGCGAGTCCAAATAAAAATCAGCTATAATTCGTCATTTAAtctatattgtgaaaatattgtgaaagtagTATTAAAATGTTAATAATCAAACTTATTTCAATtgagcttaaaaaaatttagggtcagagtattcaaaattttatttttggggatcaaaatatatattttttataaatttttttttactaggtcAGGGGGTTCACTCCTATTAAGTTTTAGggataaaataaaatctgattGATATTTCACTATTCAGGGAAAATAATAGAacctaaaatataaattatattttaggtTCTATTTTTGTCCCtgaagatatatatttttatcaaatacGCTGTTAACAAAAGTGAATATAAAGACAAAATGAGTGACACTCTAAATCTTCATGGATGAAAATATaactttcttaaattttaaagatgaaaataGGACGTGTAGAAGATGAGGAAACTTTGACAACATGTTGAAACGAAGGAGTTAAAGGATATATGTGAAGCACATAGAATCATAGATATATGGGATGTAAATATGGATTTTAAAAGAGGACTGCTTAAGTTACTACCATTATTATCATATCTGTAATTCCACCACACAACTATGTCTATGTCTGTTTTTACCTTGTCAAAGGCTAGATTTTGAACAGCTTAAGACTTTTAACTTGTTCTTAGCATAAATTTCCTACCCAATTATTTTTCACTTCAGTTTGgaacctttttatttatataagccACTTATAAGTCTTCTTGTAGCCACCTAACTACAGAAAGCAAGAACACTTACAGCTAGAATTGAAAACATCCAACTCTTATGTCTATGACACCTATTTGAATATTCCAGATTCATGGCAACGTGCCAAATGCTGGGGTGCTCAtgctaatttttctttcaatgcCTTTAACTTGGACGAACCAAAGCCATGATTTATGATGCCTGTATAGAACAGAGTAAGATTGTCAGAGATTGAATATAACATGGAACAATTTATATAACAGAtacacaattttgttttttgagaaacacgCACAcatacaagagagagaaaataagattCTAATAGAAAGGCACACTacaaactccactcaaaagccgtAGTAAGAGACAAAGAAATTCTGATTGAATAGAAGCAGGAATAACTGACTAACTTTGCCAGGATACAAGAGTCATTCCCACAAATGAAGGGAAGAAGTAATAATGCAGATCATTAAGAGATACTTAACCTCGTTTAAGCACGATAGTCTACATTCAATCACAAATCTACCACGCACCTAAGGTTTcaaaaggaagaataaaaaatccgACACAAGCAGAACAATATGAAACAAAGAGGGTATATTACTCTTGATCAAACCAATAAGTAGCAGGACATGCAATAGAAGAAGCTTCTATCTCTGAAATACCTTCCTCAATCAGATATCTCTCCATTAACTGAGGACTGAGTGCAGGTATCCTGAAGAGATATAACAGTTTCAAAAGCACCAACCAAAGCCTTGACCTTACTCTTCCTGGCCATAACCAGCTTACTTGCAGTCTCTTCAATCACATTATTATACAGACTTtgggtatctttcttttcttccacATTTTGGTGTCTGAGAACAACTTCTTCAGACTTGATTTCAGTACCATCCTCACTGTCACCAACTTCCTTGCTCTTTGAGTTTCTCCTTCTTGTACCCTCCAGATTTTGGTCTCTCTCAAAATCTTTCTCCAATTTACCATCATCAACTTCCTTGCTCCAATTTCTGGTATGATCTTTACCATATTGGATCTCACCAACTGATCTTACTCGCTTAAATTTGAGTCTCCTTGAATTACTGTTCTCAGATTGAAGTTCAACCACCTTTCCTCTCctaaatttcagattttgaGCTGGGGAACCTTTAACTTCTGAGCTAACCATTCCATCCCTTCCAGAACTACTCCTGAATTCCAACTTTTGGTCCTCACTTCCAGTTATCTTGGCACCATTTTCTTTGCTATGGGAAGACGAGGATGGAGACGAGGATGATTTAGCTCTATGAGTTCCATATTGTGTGTGTGTCAAGCTTTTTTTCCCAAAGGAAGGAGAAGGGGATACACGTAATTTGTTGGCATCAGATCCAGTTCCAGTGTGTCTCaagttatttttcttataagaaTAAGGCAATTGTGAGCTAAGGATACCCTTTTGAGCTTGCTTCAGGCTTTTGTCCACAGAGGATGGAGATGAGGAAACACTACTTTGAGAGGGTTCCACAGTTTTGTTCTCTGTACCTGCTTCAATGACGTACAAAGTCTTCTCAGGAACATCgctgggttggttgggtttgACCTTTGTTACACTGTTTTCGATCTTGGTCTTCATGTTTGAAACTCCCTTGACAGAATGTTTGGGAAACAAGTTAACGGTGTGTGGAATTGAAGCCTTTTTCTCACCAATTTTGGAGGTGCTCAACTCGTTGCTTAAGATTTTGCTTTTTCTTGAGCTGGCTGAATCTCCTTGTGGTTCCTTGCTTATTCTGATTTCGTTGTTTCTTTGAAAGCTGAAACTCCAATCCACTGGGTGAGAATATGACTTTGATTTCCTATGCTTTGGCTTTTGATTGCTAGCATTTTCTATAGAAACATCTATTTCCTTGGAGGATGTTGGAACCTTTTCTAAAGTGGCAGTCTCCTTTTTTGTTGATGAGGAGACTTCTCCCTTGATGACAACAGGATTACTAGGTTTCTGCACTTTGGAATCTAAAGAAGGCCTACGACCAATTGCTGATTTCTTCTTCCCCTCAATTGAAGTAGCAGCCTTTTCAGGAGACTGGATTTCACCTTCCAAAGTTGTTACCCTCTTCGGAAATGAAC of the Quercus robur chromosome 10, dhQueRobu3.1, whole genome shotgun sequence genome contains:
- the LOC126703220 gene encoding uncharacterized protein LOC126703220, with amino-acid sequence MAEESTETPLTPEKTEAERGCERRRNSTGRLDNPIGDIKIRSRYLCASTGSCHDACKYGTKPALKPWSSFPKRVTTLEGEIQSPEKAATSIEGKKKSAIGRRPSLDSKVQKPSNPVVIKGEVSSSTKKETATLEKVPTSSKEIDVSIENASNQKPKHRKSKSYSHPVDWSFSFQRNNEIRISKEPQGDSASSRKSKILSNELSTSKIGEKKASIPHTVNLFPKHSVKGVSNMKTKIENSVTKVKPNQPSDVPEKTLYVIEAGTENKTVEPSQSSVSSSPSSVDKSLKQAQKGILSSQLPYSYKKNNLRHTGTGSDANKLRVSPSPSFGKKSLTHTQYGTHRAKSSSSPSSSSHSKENGAKITGSEDQKLEFRSSSGRDGMVSSEVKGSPAQNLKFRRGKVVELQSENSNSRRLKFKRVRSVGEIQYGKDHTRNWSKEVDDGKLEKDFERDQNLEGTRRRNSKSKEVGDSEDGTEIKSEEVVLRHQNVEEKKDTQSLYNNVIEETASKLVMARKSKVKALVGAFETVISLQDTCTQSSVNGEISD